The DNA region gtagtagtagtagtagtgatagtagtagtagtagtagtagtagtagtagtagtgatgatagtagtagtagtagtagtagtagtagtgatgatagtagtagtagtagtgatgatagtagtagtagtagtagtagtagtagtgatgatagtagtagtagtagtagtgatgatagtagtagtagtagtagtagtagtagtagtagtgatagaagtagtagtagtagtagtagtagtagtagtagtagtagtagtagtagtagtagtagtagtagtagtagtagtgatgatagtagtagtagtagtagtagtagtagtagtagtgatgatagtagtagtagtagtagtagtagtagtgatgatagtagtagtagtagtagtagtagtgatgatagtagtagtagtagtagtagtagtagtagtagtagtagtagtagtagtagtagtagtagtagtgatgatagtagtagtagtagtagtagtgatgatagtagtagtagtagtagtagtgatgatagtagtagtagtagtagtagtgatgatagtagtagtagtagtagtgatgatagtagtagtagtagtagtagtgatgatagtagtagtagtagtagtgatgatagtagtagtagttgtagtgatgatagtagtagtagtagtagtagtagtgatgatagtagtagtagtagtagtagtagtagtgatgatgatagtagtagtagtagtagtagtgatgatagtagtagtagtagtagtagtagtagtagtagtagtagtagtagtagtagtagtagtgatgatagtagtagtagtagtagtagtagtagtgatgatattagtagtagtagtagtagtgatgatagtagtagtagtagtagtagtagtagtgatgatagtagagtagtagtagtagtagtagtgatgatagtagtagtagtagtagtagtagtgatgatagtagtagtagtagtagtagtagtgatgatagcagtagtagtagtgatgatagcagtagtagtagtagtagtagtgatgatagtagtagtagtagtagtagtagtgatgatagtagtagtagtagtagtgatgatagtagtagtagtagtagtagtagtagtagtgatgatagtagtagtagtagtagtagtgatgatagtagtagtagtagtagtagtagtagtgatgatagtagtagtagtagtagtagtagtagtagtagtagtagtagtagtagtgatgatagtagtagtagtagtagtagtagtagtagtagtgatgatagtagtagtagtagtagtagtgatgatagtagtagtagtagtagtagtagtagtagtagtagtgatgatagtagtagtagtagtagtagtgatgatagtagtagtagtagtagtagtagtagtagtagtgatgatagtagtagtagtagtagtgatgatagtagtagtagtagtgatgatagtagtagtagtagtagttgtgatgatagtagtagtagtagtagtagtgatgatagtagtagtagtagtagtagtagtagtgatgatagtagtagtagtagtagtagtagtagtagtgatgatagtagtagtagtagtagtagtagtgatgatagtagtagtagtagtgatgatagtagtagtagtagtgatgatagtagtagtagtaatagtagtgatgatagtagtagtagtagtagtgatgattgtagtagtaatagtagtagtagtgatgatagtagtagtagtagtagtagtagtgatgatagtagtagtagtagtagtagtagtgatgatagtagtagtagtagtagtagtagtagtgattatagtagtagtagtagtagtagtgatgatagtagtagtagtagtagtagtagtagtagtgatgatagtagtagtagtagtagtagtagtgatgatagtagtagtagtagtagtgatgatagtagtagtagtagtagtagtagtagtagtagtagtgatgatagtagtagtagtagtagtgatgatagcagtagtagcagtagtagtagtgatgatagtagtagtagtagtagtagtagtagtgatgatagtagtagtagtagtagtgatgatagtagtagtagtagtagtagtagtagtagtgatgatagtagtagtagtagtagtagtgatgatagtagtagtagtagtaggtgtagtagtgatgatagtagtagtagtagtagtagtagtagtagtagtagtagtgatgatagtagtagtagtagtagtagtagtagtagtagtagtgatgatagtagtagtagtagtagtgatgatagtagtagtagtagtagtagtagtgatgatagtagtagtagtagtagtagtagtagtagtagtagtagtagtagtagtagtagtagtagtagtaacattctTCACATTATAGAACATTACGCCACAGCCGTTTAGCGCTTAACATCAGAATCAAACCAAAGAAGTTCCCCTTTGTGGCATGCCCATATTAGGAAGAGCAAATAGTAGCCGTCTTGACAGAATTTAATTTTGTAGTTGTTGATTTCTGTAATCAGGAAGTTACCCTGCTAcgtatgatgatgtcatatcgCAAAGTCTACCTTTTTTAAGTTGATATACTGTAAAAGCTTACACTCGCCAGAGTCTatgagcatttcgctacactcgcattaacatctgctaaccatgtgtatgtgacaaataaaaatttgatttgatttgttagatTCTTCCCTCCGTGTTTGTTTTTTTGACCTTGGACATGGAGTTAACCTGTTTTAACGTGTTTTAACGTGTTTTAACCTGTTTTAACGTGGGTTTTTTTCAGCAGGAaatgtgtttcttattggacaagtcatTCCCTGTTTCCGTCCGTTGCCTTCCATTCGgtgccctactgaacacgacCTAGTTCTCCCACCTGTACATTATTCTCTGTCATCGTGTGACAAGTTAAACTTCCACATCACACAGCACTGAGACAACACTCTGTGTACAAGATTATA from Salvelinus fontinalis isolate EN_2023a chromosome 26, ASM2944872v1, whole genome shotgun sequence includes:
- the LOC129824563 gene encoding dentin sialophosphoprotein-like — protein: SSSSSSDDSSSSSSDDSSSSCSDDSSSSSSSSDDSSSSSSSSSDDDSSSSSSSDDSSSSSSSSSSSSSSSSSSDDSSSSSSSKYSSSSSDDSSSSSSSSDDSSSSSDDSSSSSSSSDDSSSSSSSSDDSSSSSSSDDSSSSSSSSSSDDSSSSSSSDDSSSSSSSSSSDDSSSSSSSSSSSSSDDSSSSSSSSSSSDDSSSSSSSDDSSSSSSSDSSSSSSSSSSSDDSSSSSSSSSDDSSSSSDDSSSSSSSSSDDSSSSSSDDSSSSSSSSSSSDRSSSSSSSSSSSSSSSSSSSSSSSSDDSSSSSSSSSSSDDSSSSSSSSSDDSSSSSSSSDDSSSSSSSSSSSSSSSSSSSSSDDSSSSSSSDDSSSSSSSDDSSSSSSSDDSSSSSSDDSSSSSSSDDSSSSSSDDSSSSCSDDSSSSSSSSDDSSSSSSSSSDDDSSSSSSSDDSSSSSSSSSSSSSSSSSSDSSSSSSSSDDSSSSSSSSDDSSSSSDDSSSSSSSSDDSSSSSSSSDDSSSSSSDDSSSSSSSSSSDDSSSSSSSDDSSSSSSSSSDDSSSSSSSSSSSSSSSSDDSSSSSSSSSSSDDSSSSSSSDDSSSSSSSSSSSSDDSSSSSSSDDSSSSSSSSSSSDDSSSSSSDDSSSSSDDSSSSSSCDDSSSSSSSDDSSSSSSSSSDDSSSSSSSSSSDDSSSSSSSSDDSSSSSDDSSSSSDDSSSSNSSDDSSSSSSDDCSSNSSSSDDSSSSSSSSDDSSSSSSSSDDSSSSSSSSSDYSSSSSSSDDSSSSSSSSSSDDSSSSSSSSDDSSSSSSDDSSSSSSSSSSSSD